Part of the Falsibacillus albus genome, TTGGAAAGTTAGTTACAACAAAAAAGCTTGTAGAGAAGAAATACCTCTTTCTCTACAAGCTGAGAGAGGAAAGTCCTCTCTCTTAGCGGGTGCCGTTATTATGAACCAACTTAACCATCATGCTGGCAATCGCATGCTGTTCTTCCGGGGAAGCAACTGACCAAAGGTCGGCCAACACTTTCTCTTGATCATTTTTAGCTTCTACTTCATTTGCCAAATAATCCCCGATTTGATAGGCCAAATCTGTCACAGCCTCATTATTCATACCTTTGCCTTCAGCTTGATTTAAGCGGTCACCCAAGAAGCTCT contains:
- a CDS encoding DUF3243 domain-containing protein — protein: MSVLNNWEDWKSFLGDRLNQAEGKGMNNEAVTDLAYQIGDYLANEVEAKNDQEKVLADLWSVASPEEQHAIASMMVKLVHNNGTR